One window of Nitrospira sp. genomic DNA carries:
- the asnB gene encoding asparagine synthase (glutamine-hydrolyzing) yields MSGLAGIYHLDSRPVEFALLERMTYRVAHRGPDASDCWVKGPIGIGHTMLQTTPESLYERQPWLDESGTICLALDGRIDNREDLMLSLSTAGFDLRADTDAELLLRAYQHWGEHCPEHVIGDFAFVVWDGHRRQLFCARDILGLKPFYYCLYGTSFYWASEIPPLFEHDVVPRRPNEAMIAEFLSSMVVTNAETLYEGISRLEPAHILIVRAGRIEARRYWTFDPGRRIRYTNDDDYARHFLDLFEKAVRCRLRSHRPIGLELSGGLDSSSVVSLLQKGSRLQPQLNKNLQTFSLVFPGLPCDEHAFIDDVVARGPFRSHRIRPETPSLGDLVQDVFRYQDFPDHPNGVMNVPLRRLAQQQGCRVLLTGSGGDEWLTGSFFHYADLLRNLKFRSLLRRLRADHLWHDEQLSYDLFSLPLVQFGLLPLIPQPCRNLGKQLLGRTSMPDWMSPAMWRRTQMQERIRRASWIPRGCSYAQQDLFRSTMHGLGVHGIEMDERASSSFGLESRHPFNDRRLIEFALALPEAQRWRNRPKFILRHALEEMLPASVRERVDKADFSCVFAHALIAEPMMAIFRSLSVSSMGWVDGGKVWADYQLMANCYSRGNEDYRFYVASLWMILGVELWFRSIFLKQSIDVQLPVLECS; encoded by the coding sequence ATGAGCGGTCTCGCCGGGATCTATCACCTCGACAGTAGACCTGTCGAATTTGCCCTTCTGGAGCGTATGACCTATCGGGTGGCCCACCGAGGGCCCGATGCTTCAGATTGCTGGGTCAAAGGTCCGATCGGCATCGGCCACACAATGCTCCAGACCACGCCGGAGTCGCTCTATGAACGTCAACCGTGGCTGGATGAGTCCGGAACTATTTGTCTGGCTTTGGATGGACGGATAGACAATCGCGAAGACCTTATGCTCTCTCTCAGTACTGCCGGGTTTGACCTTCGCGCCGATACGGATGCGGAGTTGCTGCTCCGTGCTTATCAGCACTGGGGCGAACATTGTCCTGAGCATGTCATCGGCGACTTTGCCTTCGTTGTCTGGGACGGGCACCGCCGCCAGCTATTCTGTGCGCGAGATATTCTGGGGCTGAAACCTTTCTACTATTGTCTGTACGGAACCAGTTTCTACTGGGCATCGGAGATTCCGCCGCTCTTCGAGCATGACGTCGTTCCCCGACGGCCAAACGAGGCGATGATCGCTGAATTCCTGAGCAGCATGGTCGTCACGAATGCCGAAACCCTGTACGAAGGAATCTCCCGACTTGAGCCGGCGCATATCCTCATCGTCCGAGCGGGTCGGATCGAGGCGCGGCGTTATTGGACGTTCGACCCAGGGCGCCGGATTAGATACACGAACGACGACGACTATGCCCGGCATTTTCTCGATCTCTTCGAAAAAGCCGTACGCTGCCGCCTTCGCAGCCACCGGCCCATCGGTCTTGAATTGAGCGGTGGTCTCGACTCCTCATCCGTCGTGAGTCTTCTTCAAAAAGGATCTCGGCTGCAGCCACAGCTCAACAAAAACTTGCAGACCTTCTCTCTCGTGTTCCCAGGCTTGCCCTGCGATGAACATGCATTTATCGACGACGTGGTCGCGCGGGGGCCATTCCGCTCGCACCGCATCAGGCCAGAAACACCAAGCTTGGGTGACCTTGTTCAAGACGTATTTCGCTATCAGGACTTTCCCGACCACCCCAACGGCGTCATGAACGTCCCGCTTCGGCGCTTGGCGCAACAGCAAGGTTGTCGCGTGCTGCTGACAGGGTCCGGGGGAGATGAATGGCTGACCGGCAGCTTCTTCCACTACGCCGATCTCTTGCGCAACCTGAAGTTTAGATCGCTGCTCCGACGCCTGCGCGCCGATCATCTGTGGCACGACGAGCAGCTCTCATATGACCTGTTCTCCCTGCCGCTTGTGCAATTCGGTCTCCTGCCGCTGATTCCACAACCATGTCGAAACCTTGGGAAACAGCTCCTTGGACGAACGAGCATGCCGGATTGGATGTCACCGGCAATGTGGCGCCGAACGCAGATGCAGGAACGCATTCGCCGGGCTTCCTGGATCCCTCGCGGGTGTAGCTATGCGCAGCAAGACTTATTCCGATCGACGATGCATGGTCTCGGCGTCCACGGAATCGAAATGGATGAACGCGCTTCGTCCTCCTTCGGCCTGGAAAGCCGTCATCCATTCAACGATCGACGGCTCATCGAGTTTGCTCTTGCTTTGCCGGAAGCGCAACGCTGGAGGAACAGACCCAAGTTCATTCTGCGTCACGCCCTTGAGGAAATGCTTCCCGCATCGGTACGCGAGAGAGTCGACAAAGCTGACTTCTCCTGTGTCTTTGCCCATGCGCTCATCGCCGAACCGATGATGGCTATCTTCCGTTCACTGTCCGTCTCCTCTATGGGGTGGGTTGATGGCGGTAAAGTGTGGGCCGACTACCAGCTAATGGCGAACTGTTACAGCCGAGGGAACGAAGACTATCGATTTTATGTCGCATCGCTCTGGATGATTTTGGGAGTCGAACTGTGGTTCCGCAGCATTTTCCTGAAGCAGAGCATCGATGTCCAGCTACCGGTCCTTGAGTGTAGCTAG
- a CDS encoding PqqD family protein, producing the protein MHLRIAHNVVFRDLAGESVLLNLDTGTYFGLDAVGTRVWNLIAEHGSTSLAIDTLLAEYDVDAPRLEKDVTALIDRLLAKGLLTTDAAQTPSAR; encoded by the coding sequence ATGCACCTTCGTATTGCGCACAATGTGGTATTTCGTGACTTGGCTGGCGAGTCTGTCTTGTTGAATCTCGACACCGGGACCTATTTCGGGCTGGATGCCGTGGGCACTCGTGTATGGAACCTTATTGCCGAACACGGTTCAACCTCCTTGGCCATCGACACCCTCCTCGCCGAGTATGATGTGGATGCACCACGGCTTGAAAAGGACGTGACGGCTTTGATTGATCGGCTCTTAGCCAAAGGGTTGCTGACGACCGATGCTGCGCAAACTCCGTCGGCTCGCTGA
- a CDS encoding cupredoxin domain-containing protein, whose translation MNRVCIVAIALTIGAGAGVPALNLSTTTQILMENGSPYYVPATATVASGTPIRWDNPTPTHHTVTHNDCVKDESPCLFDSGTVSPGGHFTVPSLPAGRYPYHCGIHPIMRGQLVVTDGLSTPSQL comes from the coding sequence ATGAACCGAGTGTGCATCGTGGCGATTGCCCTAACGATCGGAGCCGGCGCGGGTGTGCCGGCCCTGAACCTTTCGACAACCACACAGATTCTCATGGAGAACGGATCACCCTATTACGTTCCTGCCACCGCCACTGTGGCGAGCGGCACACCCATTCGCTGGGATAATCCGACACCGACCCACCATACCGTCACCCACAATGACTGCGTGAAGGACGAGAGCCCCTGCCTATTCGATTCGGGAACGGTCTCACCGGGAGGACACTTTACTGTGCCGAGCTTGCCGGCCGGCCGTTACCCCTATCACTGTGGGATCCATCCCATCATGCGAGGCCAGCTGGTCGTGACTGACGGTCTCTCAACACCGTCTCAGTTGTAA
- a CDS encoding acyloxyacyl hydrolase: MALLTRWFTAMVFGTIMTAPLVQAEGFSPTITVGTQEVGLTVGYLFGHLLTDRHTTKQQGPALMPSWMMTLTDPVGNSWYRGQVSLGAEMVYVEFEEPLLTHGVGFTPRIKYTFVALGRIRPYVEFAGGPFWTDLGGRVREEATEFNFMLAGGVGVSWFFTPRLALNVGYRFNHISNAGTAYPNLGLNASLPFGGFSFYF, from the coding sequence ATGGCTTTGCTCACTCGATGGTTCACCGCCATGGTATTCGGAACGATAATGACGGCGCCCTTGGTCCAAGCTGAAGGCTTCTCACCCACGATCACAGTCGGCACTCAGGAAGTCGGACTGACCGTCGGCTATTTGTTCGGCCACCTGCTGACCGACCGTCACACAACCAAACAGCAAGGACCGGCGCTGATGCCGTCATGGATGATGACGCTCACCGATCCTGTCGGCAATAGCTGGTACCGAGGACAGGTCTCGCTTGGTGCGGAGATGGTCTACGTCGAGTTCGAAGAACCCCTTCTGACGCACGGCGTCGGTTTCACACCGAGAATCAAGTATACGTTCGTCGCCTTGGGTCGTATCCGTCCGTACGTGGAATTCGCCGGTGGGCCATTCTGGACGGATCTTGGCGGACGTGTTCGCGAAGAAGCCACGGAATTCAATTTCATGCTGGCAGGGGGGGTTGGAGTTTCATGGTTTTTCACGCCTCGCCTCGCCCTCAATGTCGGCTACCGCTTCAACCATATCTCCAACGCCGGTACCGCATACCCGAATCTTGGGCTGAATGCGAGCCTGCCCTTCGGCGGGTTTTCATTCTATTTCTGA
- a CDS encoding segregation/condensation protein A, with translation MDSQAEDFEQTELPYQVRIENFEGPLDLLLHLIKKNEINIYDIPVAMIAQQYLEYLEAMEELNLNVAGDFLVMAATLLQIKSRMLLPVDETADDDEDGPDPREELVRRLLEYKAFKEAARQLDQQETVWREIFWREQALSVEEVEEDLPLENVSLFDLVDALKEVLERNPSSRLIEIVLDNLTVRERMNLVLEMLEGKDSVSFAALFQGSCHRMVVVVTFLALLELMRLRVVRVFQGETFGPILVSRTFSLVPDPAELDDVDVEWRGA, from the coding sequence GTGGACTCACAGGCCGAAGATTTCGAACAAACCGAGCTTCCGTACCAGGTCCGCATCGAAAATTTCGAGGGCCCACTGGATTTACTGCTGCATCTCATCAAAAAGAATGAGATCAACATCTACGATATCCCAGTTGCGATGATTGCCCAACAATACCTCGAGTATCTGGAGGCCATGGAGGAACTCAACCTCAACGTGGCGGGTGATTTTTTGGTCATGGCAGCGACGTTATTGCAGATCAAATCCAGAATGCTGTTGCCGGTGGATGAGACGGCCGACGACGACGAAGATGGGCCGGACCCACGGGAAGAACTCGTTCGACGCTTGCTCGAATATAAGGCTTTCAAAGAGGCGGCACGTCAGCTCGACCAGCAGGAAACGGTGTGGCGCGAGATCTTTTGGCGTGAGCAAGCTCTATCAGTCGAAGAGGTTGAGGAGGATCTTCCATTAGAGAACGTCTCGCTGTTTGATCTCGTTGATGCGCTCAAGGAAGTGCTGGAACGGAATCCGAGCAGCCGGCTCATCGAGATTGTTCTCGACAATCTCACGGTTCGCGAGCGGATGAACCTCGTTCTGGAAATGCTCGAAGGCAAAGACTCGGTCTCATTTGCCGCGCTGTTCCAGGGATCGTGCCATCGAATGGTGGTCGTTGTGACGTTCCTGGCGTTACTTGAATTGATGCGATTGCGGGTTGTTCGTGTATTCCAAGGGGAAACGTTCGGACCGATTCTGGTTTCACGGACGTTCTCTTTAGTGCCCGATCCGGCAGAGCTTGATGATGTCGATGTAGAATGGAGGGGAGCATGA
- a CDS encoding tetratricopeptide repeat protein, whose product MTDNHKHRARIFLHRGDLIQALAAWESAVADDRIAGSQQALSDSLGNLGNTCALMNDFSRAEQCYRELLQIQRTERNLTAVAHTLVNLGNLHIASDHPEKARPYYLEAMDFLHQLQDNRGLGILYNNLALQEARDGQWDQAVASFKQALDHHRTVGNEEGLAVTYSQLGKCYLDQGDLTRAERCLNNASEHYIKLGNEPAEAAVLRLLAKVYETRQDAVSALRCLARVVALDERYALPELQADSAHLSRLGPSG is encoded by the coding sequence ATGACCGATAACCATAAACACCGCGCCAGGATTTTTCTCCATCGCGGCGATCTGATCCAGGCTCTCGCTGCCTGGGAATCGGCTGTGGCCGACGATCGAATCGCCGGCAGTCAGCAAGCGCTGTCGGATTCTCTTGGGAACCTTGGTAATACCTGCGCACTGATGAACGATTTTTCGCGTGCGGAACAGTGTTATCGAGAACTTCTCCAGATCCAACGAACCGAGCGCAATCTCACAGCTGTGGCTCATACCCTCGTCAACCTCGGCAACCTGCATATCGCATCCGACCATCCGGAAAAAGCCCGTCCCTACTATCTCGAGGCTATGGATTTTCTGCATCAGTTACAAGACAATCGCGGACTCGGCATTCTGTACAACAACCTCGCGCTGCAAGAGGCTCGTGACGGCCAGTGGGATCAGGCTGTTGCATCATTCAAACAAGCCCTCGATCATCATCGGACGGTCGGCAACGAAGAAGGGCTCGCCGTCACCTATAGCCAACTCGGCAAGTGTTACCTCGACCAGGGAGACCTCACAAGAGCTGAACGCTGTTTGAACAACGCCTCTGAGCACTACATCAAGCTCGGCAACGAGCCGGCTGAGGCGGCCGTGCTTCGTCTTCTCGCCAAGGTTTACGAGACCCGCCAGGATGCTGTCTCCGCCCTGCGATGCCTTGCGCGTGTGGTGGCGCTCGACGAACGCTATGCGTTGCCGGAGCTTCAAGCCGACTCCGCCCACCTCTCACGGCTCGGGCCATCCGGATAG
- a CDS encoding tetratricopeptide repeat protein produces MDIDAFRQMVSKNPKGFLGRYGLGNKILQENGSVEEAVEHLTVATQLDPTHAASHLMLGRALIRLGRNAEAKPILTAGIEAVLSGRSNGGKDLVPEMQELLRSL; encoded by the coding sequence ATGGACATTGACGCTTTTCGTCAGATGGTCTCCAAGAATCCCAAGGGGTTCCTCGGCCGCTATGGACTCGGCAACAAGATCCTTCAGGAAAACGGCAGCGTCGAAGAAGCCGTCGAGCATCTTACGGTCGCCACACAATTGGACCCGACGCATGCAGCCTCTCATCTGATGTTAGGACGGGCGTTGATCCGACTGGGCAGGAACGCCGAGGCCAAGCCTATTCTTACTGCTGGTATCGAGGCGGTACTTTCTGGACGATCCAACGGCGGCAAGGACCTGGTGCCGGAGATGCAGGAGCTGCTACGGTCGCTATGA
- a CDS encoding sugar-transfer associated ATP-grasp domain-containing protein — translation MSLNIKSAVKAVLRSWTSYAYNHYADIRDATKILKSIESYRGKTRSRDKKLCDDYATEVLGHRHFAPWLYVYTAVSGGFKEGWMPENYYGSVVVPKLQGRYGRVADLRGLNTVMLQSDAFPDLLAYANGIFFDTAYRFVSPDAVQDKLFKNHERVVFKLDNSLQGKGIHFFTRESFSVEKIHRLGNGLFQHVIQPHRLFATFVKHSVATLRITTVYKDDGKVSVRACHLRMGSGEETHVQVRSQIRVPIHIESGAFHDVGYTAEWLETRVHPTSHETFAGNVIPAFKACVRTVTELHQKAPYTRCIGWDVTVDEEENVRLLEWNAEHNGIKFSEATQGPCFADLGWERLRKERF, via the coding sequence ATGTCTCTCAACATCAAGTCGGCAGTGAAAGCCGTGCTTCGATCCTGGACGAGCTATGCCTACAATCATTATGCTGACATTAGAGACGCCACGAAGATACTGAAGAGCATTGAGAGCTATCGAGGCAAAACGAGGAGTCGTGATAAGAAGTTATGCGATGACTATGCAACGGAGGTCCTCGGACATCGACACTTCGCTCCCTGGCTGTATGTTTATACGGCTGTTTCAGGCGGGTTCAAAGAAGGCTGGATGCCGGAAAACTACTATGGCTCGGTCGTGGTTCCCAAGCTTCAGGGGCGGTATGGAAGGGTTGCGGATCTCAGAGGCCTTAATACGGTCATGCTTCAGAGCGATGCCTTTCCGGACCTGCTCGCCTACGCGAACGGGATCTTTTTTGATACGGCCTACAGATTTGTCTCGCCGGACGCAGTTCAAGATAAGCTGTTCAAGAATCACGAGCGAGTCGTGTTCAAGCTCGATAACTCGCTCCAAGGGAAAGGGATACACTTTTTCACTCGCGAATCATTCAGCGTCGAAAAGATACACCGGCTTGGGAACGGTCTGTTTCAACACGTCATCCAACCGCATAGGCTGTTTGCAACGTTCGTAAAACATTCCGTAGCGACCCTACGAATCACCACTGTGTACAAGGATGATGGGAAGGTTTCCGTTCGAGCGTGTCACTTGAGAATGGGGAGTGGCGAGGAAACCCATGTACAAGTAAGGAGTCAGATCAGAGTACCGATTCACATCGAGAGTGGGGCGTTTCATGACGTAGGGTACACAGCGGAATGGCTTGAGACCAGGGTTCATCCGACGAGTCATGAGACGTTTGCCGGGAACGTGATTCCTGCTTTCAAGGCATGTGTTCGCACCGTGACCGAGCTGCATCAGAAAGCTCCGTACACCCGTTGCATAGGTTGGGATGTGACGGTCGATGAAGAGGAGAACGTCCGACTTCTGGAATGGAATGCGGAGCATAACGGCATTAAGTTCAGCGAAGCCACCCAAGGGCCTTGCTTTGCCGATTTAGGCTGGGAACGACTAAGAAAAGAGCGCTTCTAA
- a CDS encoding pentapeptide repeat-containing protein — protein sequence MALALVNAITTTPPEADAVCIVEAPASGIDAGLVLHLSSTCTSAEREAHAVLGEVIMDAIAKGRPVDLLGVIVRGDLIFDHLAVQTTSGLSLPASEITNQQDRAGGNGQRLVREALNLRDSVVLGAVRHRSADGMLRFEGPVNFSRSHFREGVDLSRSVFQERVELSAATFDKETYFVRGQFARQMDCRETKFGSSTRFHQSTFRGSVDCTGALFDGMAEFLEVTFEQSATFARSRFGLGTGFSGSRFKSRVSFSEAIFSREAFFGFAAFEDEAVFSAAQFLGSVDFSNAEFRQQDDLAKARFDQAPRLAQTKRIESAQPAGLFQTRNGQYALTLAFLIVAALLVAYAVRLK from the coding sequence GTGGCTTTGGCGCTTGTAAACGCCATTACGACAACCCCACCCGAAGCCGATGCTGTGTGCATTGTCGAGGCACCTGCGAGTGGAATTGACGCTGGTCTTGTGCTCCATCTTTCGTCCACCTGTACGTCGGCTGAGCGAGAAGCCCATGCAGTACTTGGCGAAGTCATCATGGATGCGATCGCCAAGGGGCGTCCTGTCGATCTCCTTGGTGTGATCGTGCGCGGGGATCTTATCTTCGATCACCTTGCTGTACAAACAACGTCAGGTTTATCGTTACCTGCGTCGGAGATAACGAACCAACAAGATCGTGCCGGCGGCAACGGGCAGCGACTCGTTCGCGAGGCACTGAATCTAAGAGATTCCGTGGTATTGGGCGCAGTGCGCCATCGGTCAGCTGACGGCATGCTTCGGTTTGAAGGACCTGTGAACTTTTCCCGGTCTCATTTCAGGGAGGGCGTAGATCTCTCGCGGTCAGTCTTCCAGGAACGAGTCGAACTATCCGCCGCCACTTTTGATAAGGAAACCTATTTTGTTCGGGGACAGTTCGCCCGGCAGATGGACTGTCGTGAAACCAAGTTTGGTTCCAGCACCAGATTTCATCAATCAACGTTTCGAGGTTCGGTGGACTGTACCGGTGCGCTTTTCGACGGCATGGCAGAATTTCTGGAAGTGACTTTCGAGCAATCGGCTACGTTTGCGCGATCGAGGTTCGGCCTGGGGACGGGATTTTCCGGGAGTCGTTTCAAAAGTCGGGTCAGTTTCAGTGAAGCGATCTTCAGCCGGGAGGCTTTTTTTGGGTTTGCGGCATTTGAAGATGAAGCGGTATTTTCCGCTGCCCAGTTTCTAGGGTCAGTGGATTTCTCAAACGCTGAATTCAGACAACAAGACGACCTGGCAAAGGCACGTTTCGATCAAGCACCGCGTTTAGCCCAAACAAAGCGGATTGAATCAGCTCAGCCTGCTGGTCTTTTTCAGACCAGGAATGGACAGTATGCTCTCACCTTAGCCTTTCTTATCGTGGCTGCCTTGCTTGTCGCATATGCCGTAAGACTGAAATGA
- a CDS encoding fatty acid desaturase produces the protein MTPASQSVSGLRRTYPVYITVLLFSLIVGSALIGVPAFGIIYGYTWVDWTMFGFLYIITGLGITVGYHRLISHRSFMCPDWVKAGLLIAGGWALQQSALRWGADHIRHHAACDQDADPYNARLGFWHSHCGWLFSDQRYSDEKYATRLRQDPVVMWQHRYYTPIVLSGLAFPFLVGFLYGGLSAGIGCFMLAGVGRTFAVLNSTFCINSVCHLWGSQPHSQADSSRDSWLVSLLTFGEGYHNYHHTHQSDYRNGPRWYNFDPSKWLIFTLSLLGLAWSLRTANAADPRALNL, from the coding sequence ATGACACCAGCTTCACAATCCGTCAGCGGGCTGAGGCGTACCTATCCCGTCTACATAACGGTATTACTGTTCAGTCTTATTGTGGGGAGCGCGCTTATCGGAGTGCCGGCATTCGGCATCATCTATGGCTACACCTGGGTCGACTGGACCATGTTTGGCTTCCTCTACATCATCACCGGACTCGGCATTACGGTCGGCTACCATCGCTTGATTTCGCACAGGAGTTTCATGTGCCCCGATTGGGTCAAGGCTGGATTACTCATCGCCGGGGGGTGGGCGCTGCAACAATCAGCTCTGCGGTGGGGAGCCGATCACATCCGCCACCATGCTGCCTGCGACCAAGACGCAGATCCCTACAACGCTCGACTAGGATTCTGGCACAGCCACTGCGGGTGGCTCTTCTCCGACCAGCGCTATTCGGATGAGAAATACGCGACTCGGCTCCGGCAAGATCCGGTCGTGATGTGGCAACATCGCTACTACACACCGATCGTCCTCTCAGGTCTGGCATTCCCGTTTCTCGTGGGCTTTCTCTACGGTGGTTTGAGTGCCGGGATAGGCTGTTTTATGCTGGCCGGCGTCGGTCGGACCTTTGCCGTGCTGAATTCGACCTTTTGCATCAATTCAGTTTGTCATCTCTGGGGAAGCCAGCCGCACAGTCAAGCGGATTCCAGTCGCGATAGCTGGCTGGTTTCGCTGCTGACCTTCGGTGAGGGGTACCACAACTATCACCACACCCATCAAAGCGACTACCGAAACGGCCCCCGCTGGTATAATTTCGACCCATCGAAATGGCTTATTTTTACGCTTTCACTTCTCGGATTAGCCTGGTCGCTCCGCACCGCCAATGCGGCTGATCCCAGAGCTTTAAATCTCTAG
- the scpB gene encoding SMC-Scp complex subunit ScpB, with protein MTPLMVDVVHHVPEADAMNIGEMNGSPHDQSFDDNLVQGLGELQAILEALLFVSSEPLSLSRLVSVMGNVSKVEVEEALRILGQALEQEGRGVRLAVVAGGYRLVTKQDYGSWIKRLDKAKTAAKLSRSALESLAIIAYKQPLVRSEIEEIRGVETSGVLRTLLERKLVRIVGRKEVPGRPIMYGTTKFFLEHFGLSDLSQLPPLREFKELGEAEQSLLPMEGGDVLPEGGSIETLTATEEPSVDEQLQAPVPFDEVLDPLPTAR; from the coding sequence ATGACTCCACTGATGGTGGATGTGGTTCATCATGTGCCGGAAGCCGACGCGATGAATATCGGAGAGATGAATGGATCCCCTCATGATCAGAGCTTCGATGACAATCTGGTGCAAGGCCTGGGCGAGCTCCAGGCGATTCTGGAGGCATTGCTTTTCGTTTCGTCCGAACCGCTGTCCTTGTCGCGTCTTGTGTCCGTGATGGGGAACGTGTCGAAGGTTGAAGTGGAAGAGGCGTTACGAATTCTCGGTCAGGCGCTTGAGCAAGAAGGGCGCGGGGTGCGACTGGCTGTCGTCGCTGGCGGGTACCGTCTTGTTACGAAGCAGGACTATGGCTCTTGGATCAAACGGCTGGACAAGGCCAAGACGGCGGCAAAACTGTCCAGATCCGCGCTGGAGTCATTGGCGATCATTGCCTACAAGCAACCGCTGGTGCGGTCGGAGATCGAAGAAATCCGTGGGGTGGAAACCTCCGGTGTATTGCGTACGCTGTTGGAGCGAAAACTGGTGAGAATCGTCGGACGTAAAGAAGTCCCCGGCCGTCCAATCATGTATGGGACGACCAAATTCTTTCTTGAACATTTCGGCTTAAGCGATCTCTCGCAGCTACCCCCACTTCGGGAATTCAAAGAACTGGGTGAGGCAGAACAATCACTTCTTCCGATGGAGGGAGGGGATGTTCTACCCGAGGGCGGGTCGATCGAGACGCTCACGGCAACTGAAGAACCGTCGGTGGACGAACAACTTCAAGCGCCTGTCCCTTTCGATGAGGTATTGGATCCTCTCCCTACCGCTCGGTAG
- a CDS encoding class I SAM-dependent methyltransferase has product MKPAAAVHEPWSLTGEALSLLAWHIPDLVAYHHHPDEWWLAPLDDNLPLIRLNRTGLDMLKAMNGHATVGTLVERYGTKVCGPDGQPGSWHLERWATPNYSLCYFGTAPPGGHRHKAKWDTLLQQVRESWSGREGFEGEEHLEEFHRHELGQSEEDDSHFDLIETTVSHLFREPSEALAGLTYGRLLIRQLRRLGWFNPKPKVLLEIGGGLGYLAQELGKDLLPFEKQGVTYLSLDIAQPFLKLQVTRAKAGGWNVSGTRANAESLPFADHSIDIVIDNENMADMTPVQLGRKELTCGVGETVQHQEALDWIKRLRLPLESDPPESVIFNLGPIRFVAELWRVLKPGGRAFLTEFGIEDGWPAPVKLPGHTEYEVQYSHLRQAVRWLGFQERYLSLPQFLELKSDTKVLCTGATYTIQRFCQAINRPFAVRAYTEKELQQTLGDMLPKLQGLHYHDLADPAWFGLQDFKVLLLEKPGGTPKVQFTENKGYRWYTQK; this is encoded by the coding sequence ATGAAACCCGCTGCCGCTGTCCATGAACCCTGGAGCTTGACTGGAGAGGCCCTGAGCCTCCTTGCCTGGCACATTCCCGACCTCGTCGCCTATCACCATCACCCGGACGAATGGTGGCTTGCGCCGCTTGATGACAACCTGCCGCTCATCCGTCTGAACCGGACCGGCCTGGATATGCTCAAGGCAATGAACGGCCATGCGACTGTCGGTACGCTCGTCGAACGATATGGCACGAAGGTCTGTGGGCCGGACGGGCAACCGGGGTCGTGGCACCTTGAACGATGGGCCACGCCAAACTATTCCCTTTGCTATTTCGGGACTGCCCCGCCAGGAGGCCATCGACACAAAGCCAAGTGGGATACCCTTCTGCAGCAGGTCCGCGAAAGCTGGTCGGGTCGGGAAGGGTTCGAGGGTGAGGAGCACCTGGAAGAATTCCATCGTCACGAACTTGGCCAAAGCGAGGAAGATGACAGTCATTTTGACCTGATCGAAACCACCGTCTCACATCTCTTCCGTGAACCGAGCGAAGCACTGGCCGGCTTGACCTATGGACGTCTCCTTATCCGGCAGTTGAGGCGACTGGGCTGGTTCAATCCCAAACCAAAAGTCCTTCTGGAGATCGGCGGGGGACTCGGCTACCTCGCACAGGAGCTTGGCAAGGACCTGTTGCCCTTTGAAAAACAAGGAGTCACATACCTGTCGCTCGATATTGCGCAACCGTTCCTCAAACTTCAAGTCACTCGAGCCAAAGCCGGTGGTTGGAATGTCTCCGGCACCAGGGCCAATGCCGAATCGCTCCCCTTCGCCGATCACTCCATCGACATCGTGATCGACAATGAGAACATGGCGGACATGACACCCGTACAATTGGGAAGAAAAGAGCTGACGTGCGGAGTCGGAGAGACCGTACAACACCAAGAAGCACTGGATTGGATCAAACGGCTTCGCCTTCCGCTCGAAAGCGACCCGCCTGAATCGGTGATCTTTAACTTAGGACCGATTCGCTTCGTCGCCGAGTTGTGGCGCGTGCTCAAACCGGGGGGCCGAGCATTTCTCACCGAGTTCGGCATTGAGGATGGATGGCCGGCGCCGGTGAAGCTGCCGGGACATACAGAATACGAGGTTCAATACAGCCACCTGCGGCAGGCCGTGCGCTGGCTCGGTTTTCAAGAACGGTATCTTTCTCTCCCACAGTTTCTAGAACTCAAGTCGGACACCAAAGTCCTCTGCACTGGCGCCACGTATACCATTCAACGATTCTGTCAGGCGATCAACCGACCCTTCGCCGTGCGCGCCTATACCGAGAAGGAATTGCAACAGACCTTGGGTGACATGCTCCCCAAGCTTCAAGGCCTCCACTATCATGACCTCGCCGATCCTGCCTGGTTCGGCCTTCAGGACTTCAAAGTGCTCTTGCTGGAAAAGCCCGGCGGGACTCCCAAAGTGCAGTTTACCGAGAACAAAGGCTATCGGTGGTATACGCAGAAGTAG